A window of the Glaciimonas sp. CA11.2 genome harbors these coding sequences:
- a CDS encoding class I SAM-dependent methyltransferase, with amino-acid sequence MEYPSSKKSIIALGPWLQTPIGQYMLTWEQAHLDAMTADIFGFNAMQIGLPQMDTLRANRMRHKWLSDSEPLESWAQNRNESCNNSTSMQAAGQDQTHDQTQGRMETNQGQSKIVIAHDFADLPFASQSLDLVVLPHVLEFAAEPHQVLREVERVLIPEGQVIICGFNPASLWGIRQSTGRLSGAHFLPQNAEFISLLRLKDWLKLLNMEVNRGRFGCYAPPCATAKWLNRFSFMEKAGNRWWPYFGATYIVQAIKRVKGMHLIGPAFSKKAIKAANGVPATNRTHKAGKN; translated from the coding sequence ATGGAATATCCGTCTTCAAAAAAGTCTATTATAGCGCTCGGCCCGTGGCTGCAAACGCCAATTGGCCAATATATGCTTACCTGGGAACAGGCGCATCTGGACGCGATGACCGCAGATATTTTCGGCTTTAATGCGATGCAAATTGGTTTGCCTCAAATGGATACCTTGCGGGCGAACCGAATGCGTCACAAGTGGTTAAGTGATAGTGAACCGTTGGAGAGTTGGGCGCAAAATAGGAACGAAAGTTGCAATAATTCTACGTCAATGCAGGCGGCGGGCCAAGATCAGACGCATGACCAAACACAAGGCAGAATGGAGACTAATCAGGGGCAATCAAAAATAGTTATTGCCCACGATTTCGCCGACCTGCCATTTGCCTCGCAAAGCCTCGATCTTGTCGTTCTGCCGCATGTGCTGGAATTTGCTGCCGAGCCGCATCAGGTGTTGCGCGAGGTGGAACGCGTGTTAATCCCCGAGGGCCAAGTCATTATTTGTGGCTTCAATCCAGCCAGCCTATGGGGAATACGGCAATCGACCGGTCGGCTTTCAGGCGCCCATTTTTTGCCGCAAAATGCCGAATTTATTAGCTTGCTCCGACTTAAGGATTGGCTGAAGTTGCTCAACATGGAAGTGAATCGCGGGCGTTTCGGTTGTTATGCACCGCCTTGCGCAACCGCGAAATGGCTGAACCGATTTTCATTTATGGAGAAAGCGGGTAACCGTTGGTGGCCATATTTTGGGGCCACGTATATAGTGCAAGCGATCAAGCGCGTTAAAGGAATGCATCTGATTGGTCCCGCGTTTAGCAAAAAAGCGATCAAGGCGGCTAACGGCGTGCCGGCGACGAACAGAACGCACAAAGCAGGTAAGAATTAA
- a CDS encoding DUF1304 domain-containing protein, producing MTAAIGIISTILITLVALLHVYFLILEMVFWDKPLGLKTFRLTQEFATASKALAANQGLYNGFLAAGLLWGLWLGPNGFSIKVFFLLCVIIAGLFGAATVGKKILIVQALPAIIALAVLLAI from the coding sequence ATGACCGCTGCCATTGGTATTATTTCAACTATCTTAATTACCTTAGTCGCATTGCTACACGTCTATTTTCTAATACTTGAGATGGTGTTCTGGGATAAACCACTAGGACTGAAAACGTTTCGCCTGACGCAAGAATTCGCCACCGCCTCCAAGGCATTAGCAGCGAATCAAGGCTTATACAACGGGTTTCTAGCTGCCGGTTTGTTGTGGGGACTTTGGTTGGGACCAAACGGATTCTCGATCAAAGTGTTTTTCCTGCTATGCGTCATCATTGCTGGCTTATTTGGCGCAGCAACGGTGGGCAAGAAAATTTTGATCGTTCAGGCGCTTCCCGCCATCATTGCCCTAGCTGTGTTGCTGGCGATTTGA
- a CDS encoding efflux RND transporter periplasmic adaptor subunit — translation MQKSIPPRKKNVCILAIGVLAIAGIVWITSSSKGVIHAADANAEPIPNLIRKGDQILVPLHSPLRDRLTVQLVAAMDTTHALELPAQVEADPSRTINIVPPVAGKVLELKVGLGDHVKKGQLLLVMTSGDFAQAASDQQKTRDTLQLAKKIVDRQRGVQDAGAGAAKDLEQAESASIQAQAEFTRADTRLKSLGVVSADSNGRRLNIVAPTSGSITALSIGVGQSVNDPTASMMTIANLDNVWITANVPENLVSSIKTGQQVAIHLPAYADMPFKGSVSFISDVLQPDTRRALVRISMPNADGKLKPNMFARVSFAVAQTSAPVVPTSALLMNNDDTTVFVETTPWTFVRHKVELGSEANSSVRIQAGLNVGDRVVTKGGVLLND, via the coding sequence ATGCAAAAGTCTATCCCGCCTAGAAAAAAAAATGTTTGTATTCTCGCAATCGGTGTCCTCGCTATTGCCGGAATCGTTTGGATTACGTCAAGCAGTAAAGGTGTTATCCATGCAGCAGATGCCAACGCTGAGCCAATCCCTAATTTGATTAGAAAAGGCGATCAGATTTTAGTTCCTTTGCATTCGCCGCTGCGTGACCGTCTTACCGTGCAATTGGTTGCGGCAATGGATACCACACATGCTCTGGAATTGCCAGCGCAAGTAGAAGCCGATCCTTCCCGGACCATCAATATCGTGCCACCGGTTGCGGGAAAAGTGTTGGAGCTAAAGGTTGGCCTTGGCGATCATGTCAAAAAAGGACAGCTGTTGCTGGTGATGACGTCGGGTGATTTTGCGCAAGCAGCGTCGGACCAACAGAAGACCCGCGATACTTTGCAGCTGGCGAAGAAGATCGTTGATCGCCAGCGCGGCGTTCAAGACGCTGGCGCAGGCGCGGCGAAGGATTTGGAGCAAGCTGAAAGCGCAAGCATTCAGGCGCAGGCTGAGTTTACTCGCGCTGATACGCGGTTGAAATCCTTGGGTGTGGTAAGCGCAGATAGCAATGGACGCCGCCTCAATATCGTCGCGCCTACTTCCGGCAGTATCACGGCATTGTCAATCGGCGTCGGTCAAAGCGTCAATGATCCAACCGCGTCGATGATGACGATAGCGAATCTGGATAACGTCTGGATTACTGCCAATGTGCCTGAAAATTTAGTGTCATCCATCAAGACCGGACAGCAAGTGGCGATCCATTTGCCAGCTTATGCTGATATGCCATTTAAAGGCAGCGTCAGTTTTATCAGCGATGTTTTGCAACCGGATACACGTCGTGCGTTGGTGCGTATCAGCATGCCTAATGCCGATGGAAAATTAAAGCCAAACATGTTTGCAAGGGTGTCGTTCGCCGTCGCTCAAACATCCGCGCCAGTAGTGCCAACTTCGGCATTACTCATGAATAACGATGACACTACCGTTTTCGTCGAGACGACACCGTGGACGTTTGTAAGGCACAAGGTTGAACTGGGTAGTGAAGCAAACAGCAGCGTCCGTATTCAAGCCGGCCTCAACGTCGGGGATCGGGTTGTGACTAAGGGCGGAGTGCTTCTTAATGATTAA
- a CDS encoding CusA/CzcA family heavy metal efflux RND transporter yields MINNVVRYCLQKRYAVILVTILVALFGYYSWTRMAVEAYPELSDVSAQVTTQAPGLAAEEIEQQITIPLERQLSGTPGLVHIRSSSTFGLSLITLTFKDGAEDYWERQRVTERIALVTMQTGITPTLDSVSGPSGEIYRYTLESDSKNLMELSEIQRWIVIPELRQIPGIADVGNFGGMTMEYQLEIDQNQLQRFGVSLPDVTTAINNNNANAGGSRISRGEQGYVVRGLGMMRSLTDLGNVVVKQVSGVPVLVRDLGKLQYSHQERQGILGKDNNPDTIEGIVKLLKYQNASEVIKDVHAKVAQLQKQLAPQGVRIVPYIDRDELIQLTVHKVSHTVLEGIGLVCIVLILFLGSPRSALVAAVTIPLALVAVFIMMYLTKMPANLFSLGAIDFGIIVDGAIVVTEAILRRREAKPTEELTEIEVRAATTEVIKPIFFATLIIISAYLPLFAFERAEGKLLSPMAFTVSYALIGALICSIVLVPGLAYMALRKPRKIFHNKPLEWLSTGYRNTLGGMLNNPSIAYVIGVVALVGVIALGAVTGREFMPQLDEGTLWLQVQMPSGLSLEKGSEMAAELRRTLLSFPEVSYVVTQLGRSDDGTDPWTPSHMEVPVGLKPYNTWPPGENKADFVRRLNARLVQLPGFSIGISQPISDGVNDAVGGAHSPLVIRIYGEDFKELRRIGNNIVDVLHGVRGSADVSIFQEPPIPQMVIDIDRAAAARLGINIADISNLIQTGIGGAPVTQMYVADRIYNVTVRFPKDSRNGPEALGNLLLTASSGARIPLSQLAHIRAGTGESTITHESTHRQLTVRLDYADRDLLSYYKDAQARVASDVQFDHSKYRLEWAGQFENQERAQARLIVVFGLVLGLMALILYAGFGKLRQAMLILGVVPLAALGGLIALRVTGNTINVATGVGFIALFGVAVQNGIIMVSNINRVRQQGVMLMEAVLAGASERFRPVLMTATVASVGMLPAALATGVGTDVQRGLATVVVGGLVVATLLTLFILPTFYFALERWIERRKGVSPTPDGR; encoded by the coding sequence ATGATTAATAACGTCGTCCGCTATTGCCTGCAAAAGCGCTATGCAGTGATTCTGGTGACGATTTTGGTGGCGCTGTTTGGCTATTATTCGTGGACCCGTATGGCGGTAGAAGCTTATCCTGAACTCTCCGATGTCTCCGCACAGGTGACGACCCAGGCGCCCGGTCTGGCTGCGGAAGAAATTGAGCAACAGATCACGATACCGCTAGAACGTCAATTGAGCGGCACGCCTGGTTTGGTACATATACGCTCGTCCAGCACATTTGGCTTATCCCTGATTACACTGACGTTTAAAGATGGTGCTGAAGATTACTGGGAGCGTCAGCGCGTCACTGAGCGCATCGCGCTGGTAACAATGCAAACAGGGATTACACCAACTCTGGATTCGGTCAGCGGTCCTTCGGGCGAAATTTATCGCTACACGCTTGAGTCTGATAGCAAGAATTTGATGGAACTGTCAGAGATTCAGCGCTGGATCGTCATCCCCGAATTACGGCAGATTCCAGGTATTGCGGATGTGGGCAATTTTGGCGGCATGACGATGGAATATCAGCTTGAGATTGATCAAAATCAATTGCAGCGCTTTGGCGTTTCGCTACCGGACGTGACCACTGCGATCAATAACAATAACGCCAACGCAGGCGGCAGTCGTATTTCCCGTGGTGAGCAGGGTTATGTCGTACGTGGACTGGGGATGATGCGCAGCTTGACGGACCTTGGCAATGTCGTGGTCAAGCAAGTCAGCGGTGTGCCGGTTTTGGTGCGTGATCTCGGCAAACTGCAATACAGTCATCAAGAACGTCAGGGAATTCTTGGCAAGGACAACAATCCCGATACGATTGAAGGCATCGTCAAGCTATTGAAATATCAAAATGCGTCCGAAGTGATCAAGGATGTGCATGCAAAAGTGGCACAGTTACAGAAACAATTGGCGCCGCAAGGGGTGCGAATTGTTCCTTATATTGATCGCGATGAACTGATTCAACTGACCGTCCATAAAGTCAGCCACACGGTGCTGGAGGGAATTGGCCTTGTATGTATCGTGCTGATTTTGTTTCTTGGTAGTCCGCGTAGTGCGCTGGTTGCAGCGGTGACGATTCCGCTGGCGTTGGTAGCTGTTTTCATTATGATGTATTTGACCAAAATGCCAGCGAATTTATTCTCGTTGGGCGCAATCGATTTTGGCATCATTGTGGATGGTGCAATTGTTGTGACGGAAGCGATTTTGCGGCGGCGCGAGGCCAAGCCAACTGAAGAGCTAACCGAGATAGAAGTTCGTGCAGCGACCACCGAAGTGATCAAGCCGATTTTCTTTGCGACGTTGATTATTATTAGTGCGTATTTGCCGTTGTTCGCGTTTGAACGTGCTGAAGGAAAGCTGTTATCACCAATGGCGTTCACCGTCAGCTACGCGCTGATCGGTGCGCTTATTTGTAGCATCGTTCTGGTGCCTGGATTGGCCTATATGGCGTTGCGAAAGCCACGCAAAATATTTCATAACAAGCCCCTCGAATGGTTAAGTACAGGTTATCGAAATACACTTGGTGGTATGTTGAACAATCCATCGATTGCGTATGTGATTGGTGTGGTGGCATTGGTCGGTGTGATTGCTTTAGGTGCTGTTACCGGGCGCGAGTTCATGCCGCAGCTGGATGAAGGGACGCTTTGGTTGCAAGTCCAGATGCCATCTGGATTGTCGCTGGAAAAAGGCAGCGAAATGGCGGCCGAATTAAGGCGTACGCTGCTATCGTTCCCTGAAGTTTCTTATGTCGTCACGCAGCTTGGTCGTAGTGATGACGGTACGGATCCATGGACGCCGTCGCATATGGAAGTGCCGGTGGGGTTGAAACCATATAACACCTGGCCTCCTGGAGAAAATAAGGCCGATTTTGTTCGACGTCTCAACGCACGGCTAGTGCAGCTGCCTGGCTTTTCTATCGGTATTAGTCAGCCGATTAGTGACGGCGTTAATGACGCGGTGGGTGGCGCGCATAGTCCGTTGGTGATTCGCATCTATGGTGAAGATTTCAAAGAGTTGCGTCGCATCGGCAATAACATTGTTGACGTTCTGCACGGCGTACGAGGAAGTGCTGACGTATCGATTTTTCAGGAACCACCGATCCCACAGATGGTGATTGATATTGATCGGGCTGCCGCTGCCCGTCTCGGTATCAATATTGCCGATATTTCTAACTTGATACAGACCGGTATCGGAGGCGCGCCGGTGACGCAGATGTATGTTGCCGATCGTATCTATAACGTGACGGTTCGGTTCCCCAAGGATAGTCGGAATGGTCCCGAGGCGCTGGGAAATTTGCTCCTTACGGCATCCAGCGGCGCGCGCATTCCGCTTTCTCAATTAGCGCATATTCGGGCTGGAACTGGCGAAAGTACGATTACGCATGAAAGTACGCACAGACAGTTAACCGTACGACTTGATTACGCAGATCGGGATTTGCTTTCCTATTATAAAGATGCGCAAGCCAGGGTCGCTAGCGATGTGCAGTTTGATCATTCCAAATATCGTTTGGAATGGGCCGGCCAGTTTGAAAATCAGGAGCGGGCGCAAGCACGTCTGATTGTGGTCTTCGGTCTGGTACTGGGTTTGATGGCGCTTATTTTATATGCCGGATTTGGCAAATTGCGCCAAGCCATGCTCATTCTGGGTGTAGTGCCGCTGGCCGCACTGGGCGGCCTGATCGCATTGCGTGTCACTGGCAATACTATTAACGTTGCGACCGGCGTCGGCTTCATCGCTCTATTTGGTGTTGCGGTACAAAACGGCATCATCATGGTATCCAACATCAATCGGGTGCGACAACAAGGTGTGATGTTAATGGAGGCGGTTTTGGCGGGCGCCTCTGAACGTTTCCGCCCGGTGCTTATGACTGCAACCGTAGCGTCGGTTGGCATGTTGCCAGCCGCGCTGGCAACCGGTGTCGGCACCGATGTACAGCGCGGCCTGGCCACGGTCGTTGTCGGTGGATTGGTGGTCGCGACGCTGTTGACACTGTTTATTTTGCCCACATTCTATTTCGCTCTGGAGCGTTGGATAGAACGGCGTAAAGGGGTAAGTCCGACTCCCGATGGCCGCTAG
- the rnhA gene encoding ribonuclease HI: MDKVEIFTDGACKGNPGTGGWGALLIANGSEKELFGGERNTTNNRMELLAVIEALKALKKPCEVIVHTDSQYVQKGISEWIHGWKARGWKTAAKAPVKNVDLWQALDAAQAQHQMDWRWIKGHAGHVGNERADELANRGVTTVL, encoded by the coding sequence ATGGACAAAGTAGAAATATTTACCGATGGCGCCTGTAAAGGTAATCCTGGCACTGGCGGTTGGGGCGCATTACTTATTGCCAACGGTAGCGAGAAGGAACTATTCGGCGGCGAGCGCAATACCACCAACAATCGGATGGAATTGTTAGCCGTCATTGAGGCCTTAAAGGCGCTAAAAAAGCCATGTGAAGTCATCGTTCATACCGATAGCCAATATGTTCAAAAAGGCATTAGCGAGTGGATTCATGGCTGGAAGGCGCGCGGCTGGAAGACCGCAGCAAAAGCCCCGGTAAAGAATGTCGATCTGTGGCAGGCTCTGGATGCCGCGCAAGCACAGCACCAAATGGATTGGCGCTGGATTAAGGGACATGCAGGTCATGTTGGCAACGAACGTGCTGATGAACTGGCTAACCGTGGCGTGACGACGGTCTTATAG
- a CDS encoding sensor histidine kinase produces the protein MNSIRINLLMWLIVPLLIVNFVGAGLSYWLAWVPAQIAFDQSLADAGWAMVPRLQEKNGQVESMLSQQAEQVLRVDHFDAIYLVVRSQDGKLLAGDADFPALPQQKALNEPTPYEGQMRGEPVRIVALQTTVGRQQVFIGVAETLRKRNHIRSVIFFALSILEALLAIMLIATIWFAVSKGLLPLKKMQLDLNLRSHDDLSALDENNVPLELGPVVTAINGLLNKVQNGAQRQQHFLANVAHQLRTPLAGFRTQLEWLLQKNASEPETAHSIKLMASSTERMIRQTNQLLALARAEPTKFEKERLEVIELNKLVEESIQHFVEEADKKAIDIGFNLHKTRVMGDPFLLRDLIDNLIDNAIRYSPGNGTVTVNTIQGNDGGIFSVEDSGPGIAASEQELIFTRFYRIDDNIAGNGLGLAIVRDITKDHGARITVEPGPTCGTIFSVLFPFPILGTPTKLQS, from the coding sequence ATGAACAGTATTCGGATCAACCTGCTGATGTGGCTAATTGTGCCGCTCCTCATTGTGAATTTTGTTGGCGCTGGCCTTAGTTATTGGCTGGCTTGGGTACCTGCACAAATTGCCTTCGATCAAAGTCTGGCAGATGCTGGCTGGGCCATGGTTCCCCGTTTGCAGGAAAAGAATGGCCAGGTAGAAAGCATGTTGTCGCAACAGGCTGAGCAAGTATTGCGAGTCGATCACTTTGACGCCATTTATTTGGTGGTGCGAAGCCAAGATGGGAAGTTGCTCGCTGGTGATGCGGATTTTCCGGCGCTGCCGCAGCAAAAAGCATTAAACGAGCCTACGCCCTATGAAGGTCAAATGCGCGGTGAGCCGGTGCGAATAGTGGCACTCCAGACGACGGTTGGGCGCCAGCAGGTATTTATCGGCGTCGCAGAAACGCTACGTAAGCGTAACCATATTCGATCCGTCATTTTTTTTGCGCTCTCTATACTGGAGGCGCTATTAGCGATTATGTTGATTGCGACGATCTGGTTTGCTGTGAGCAAAGGCTTGTTGCCGCTGAAAAAAATGCAGCTGGATTTGAATTTACGTAGCCACGACGATTTATCCGCGTTGGATGAAAACAATGTGCCGCTGGAACTTGGGCCAGTAGTGACGGCTATCAACGGTTTGCTCAACAAGGTGCAAAACGGCGCTCAGCGACAGCAACATTTTCTGGCAAATGTCGCGCACCAGTTACGAACCCCGTTGGCTGGATTCAGAACGCAATTGGAATGGTTACTACAAAAGAACGCTAGCGAACCGGAAACCGCGCATTCGATCAAACTCATGGCATCGTCGACCGAGCGGATGATCCGCCAGACTAATCAGTTGTTAGCCTTGGCAAGAGCGGAGCCGACAAAATTTGAAAAAGAACGGCTGGAAGTCATTGAATTAAATAAACTGGTGGAAGAGTCGATTCAGCATTTCGTCGAAGAAGCCGATAAAAAGGCTATCGACATCGGTTTTAATCTGCATAAAACCCGTGTAATGGGAGATCCATTTCTATTACGTGATCTGATCGATAACCTGATCGATAATGCGATCCGCTACTCACCTGGCAACGGCACTGTCACTGTTAATACGATACAAGGCAACGATGGCGGCATTTTCTCGGTAGAGGATTCGGGGCCCGGCATCGCCGCCTCGGAGCAAGAGTTAATCTTTACGCGCTTTTATCGTATTGATGACAATATTGCTGGCAATGGCCTGGGATTAGCGATTGTGCGCGATATTACCAAAGACCATGGGGCCAGAATCACCGTGGAACCCGGACCGACATGCGGCACCATATTCTCAGTGCTTTTCCCCTTTCCTATTCTTGGCACTCCCACTAAGTTGCAGTCTTAG
- the dnaQ gene encoding DNA polymerase III subunit epsilon, whose amino-acid sequence MRQIVLDTETTGLNPRTGDRVIEIGCVELIDRRLTGNNYHQYINPERDSEDGALAVHGLTTEFLSDKPKFRQIAAELKEYINGAEVIIHNAPFDLGFLDAEFKRLDLETFSSEIDGVIDTLVQAKEMYPGKRNSLDALCDRYGISNAHRTLHGALLDSELLAEVYLAMTRGQNSFSIDFGDNQDGEGEDGARLPLTPLAEIFVRLASVDELELHEGVLGTIDKEVRGLSVWHKLPGEIASN is encoded by the coding sequence ATGCGACAAATTGTTTTAGATACCGAAACCACAGGCCTTAACCCGCGCACCGGTGATCGGGTCATCGAAATCGGCTGCGTTGAATTGATTGACCGTCGTTTGACAGGCAATAACTATCATCAATACATTAATCCTGAACGCGACTCTGAAGACGGCGCGTTGGCAGTTCATGGATTGACCACAGAATTTCTGAGTGATAAACCAAAATTTCGACAGATTGCCGCCGAACTGAAAGAATATATTAACGGCGCAGAAGTCATCATTCATAACGCACCGTTCGATCTGGGCTTTTTGGATGCTGAATTTAAACGCCTGGACCTTGAAACTTTTAGTAGCGAGATTGATGGCGTGATCGACACGCTGGTGCAAGCTAAGGAAATGTATCCCGGAAAGCGGAATTCGCTGGATGCGCTCTGTGATCGCTATGGCATTTCAAATGCGCATCGGACTTTGCATGGCGCTTTGCTCGATTCTGAGTTGCTGGCAGAAGTTTACCTTGCCATGACGCGCGGTCAGAATAGCTTTAGCATTGATTTTGGCGATAACCAGGATGGAGAGGGTGAAGATGGGGCGCGTTTGCCATTAACGCCTTTGGCGGAAATTTTCGTTCGTCTTGCCAGCGTCGACGAGCTTGAATTGCATGAGGGTGTGCTAGGGACCATCGACAAAGAGGTTCGAGGCCTCAGCGTCTGGCACAAATTACCTGGGGAAATTGCATCTAATTAA
- a CDS encoding response regulator transcription factor, whose protein sequence is MHILLVEDDSVLADGILRIFKGHGMVVDVVQNGSDADALLQRTEISVVVLDIGLPGMDGFEVVRRLRARGSHIPVLLLTARDSVQDRVYGLEIGADDYLVKPFATQELVARVRALLRRSAPQPLEMHLGGLSLNTSSRRAKINGKSIELSVREWAVLEYLLQQASRVVSRQQIIDAILPWGAELTLNAVEVYISRIRLKIADAGIEIRTIRGFGYMLEKVEL, encoded by the coding sequence ATGCACATTCTGTTGGTAGAAGATGACTCAGTACTTGCCGACGGCATTTTGCGGATATTCAAAGGTCATGGAATGGTCGTTGACGTGGTGCAGAATGGCAGCGATGCTGACGCACTGTTACAACGCACCGAGATTTCCGTAGTGGTGTTGGATATCGGTTTGCCGGGTATGGATGGTTTTGAAGTCGTCCGTCGCTTGCGCGCCCGTGGCAGCCATATTCCCGTGTTGTTGCTGACCGCACGCGACTCCGTCCAGGATCGGGTCTACGGTCTGGAGATTGGGGCCGACGACTATCTGGTGAAGCCATTTGCGACACAGGAATTGGTGGCACGTGTAAGGGCTTTATTGCGACGCAGCGCGCCACAGCCGCTGGAGATGCATTTGGGTGGACTCTCACTCAATACGTCGTCCCGCAGAGCAAAAATCAATGGTAAGTCGATTGAACTCTCGGTACGTGAATGGGCAGTCCTTGAATATCTGCTGCAACAAGCGTCCCGCGTGGTGTCGCGGCAACAGATCATTGATGCGATTTTACCTTGGGGTGCGGAACTGACCCTTAATGCGGTGGAAGTTTATATCTCGCGTATTCGACTGAAAATTGCGGATGCCGGAATTGAAATTCGTACTATACGAGGATTCGGTTACATGCTGGAAAAAGTCGAGCTATGA
- the gloB gene encoding hydroxyacylglutathione hydrolase: MTALLSNALSVVAIPAFNDNYIWLIHDGCHAAVVDPGDAAPVIAALGTLTLKLSAILLTHHHADHVGGVQILLQHANVPVFGPAHEVIADVTKLLKEGDIIDVPQLPLTLSVLDVPGHTSGHIAYVANQQNWLFCGDTLFAGGCGRLFEGTPAQMVTSLSKLSALPAETQVYCAHEYTMSNLRFAQAVEPGNGALTRRIATEQAKRDRQIPTIPSSIGEENATNPFLRYGEPEIIASLRHSDHLPHTDQDNPIAAFAALRLWKNTFK; this comes from the coding sequence ATGACTGCCTTGTTAAGTAACGCGTTGAGTGTAGTGGCGATTCCGGCTTTCAATGACAATTACATATGGCTTATACATGATGGATGTCACGCCGCAGTGGTTGATCCGGGTGATGCCGCCCCGGTAATCGCCGCGCTGGGCACCCTGACACTCAAACTTAGCGCTATTTTACTGACACATCACCATGCTGACCATGTCGGCGGGGTGCAAATTTTGTTGCAGCATGCCAATGTCCCCGTTTTCGGCCCCGCACATGAAGTCATCGCTGATGTTACCAAACTATTAAAGGAAGGCGATATTATTGACGTTCCGCAACTGCCATTAACACTGTCAGTACTGGATGTACCGGGCCATACTAGTGGTCATATCGCCTATGTTGCGAACCAACAAAATTGGTTGTTTTGCGGTGACACCTTGTTTGCAGGCGGATGCGGACGCTTATTCGAGGGCACACCAGCCCAAATGGTGACGTCGCTCTCAAAGCTGAGCGCCTTGCCCGCAGAAACACAAGTTTATTGCGCACATGAATATACAATGTCCAATCTGCGTTTTGCGCAGGCAGTTGAACCTGGCAACGGAGCACTGACCCGTCGCATTGCGACAGAACAAGCAAAACGTGATCGCCAAATCCCAACAATACCATCGAGTATTGGCGAGGAAAACGCCACCAATCCTTTTTTGCGTTATGGAGAGCCGGAAATTATCGCCAGCTTGCGACATAGCGATCATCTTCCACATACCGATCAAGATAATCCCATCGCTGCGTTTGCCGCGCTGCGGCTTTGGAAAAATACTTTCAAATAA